The nucleotide sequence AGTgcacaaacccatgatttcaggaagcgagcgtcaccgccaacaagGACACCTATTTCGCTttccccgtctagccttcgcaagcggaattccttccctgcattttcCCATACCAGAGCAggaggatcacgtgacgcatacggCACGGGTCccggcttcctttttttttttctgtatttctttcgcTGCGCAGCGCACTTCCCCTGGTGGTCATGCGCGCGAGCCGTTGGGTTTGTCTCCTTCAGGAGTTCCGCCGCCTGAGTCTTCCTGCTGCCAGAGTGGAGGACATACTTTTCCCCTCCCACCGCAACTAGCTTCCGGCACTGCTCAGCGTCATCTAACTCCTCGACTCGACGGGGATCTCGGTGAGACTGTGGCGACTCTTCGGCAATTGGTACACCGCACCCTCGCCAGCCCTGCCAAACCATGCGGTCCTCCCTTGGCTGTCCATGACTGATCTGTCGGACAAGGCATCCCACCCAGGCCAGCCCCACTGAGCTGTGGCCTACCGGTCAGCATCGCCCCCGCCATGGCGACAATTCCAGCCTCTCCTATCCTATCTTCTTTCCTCCCCCTCTCCCCTCGCCGTTGGCGCCGAGCCATGTTACCTCAAGGGCTGCAGAAGGCAGTGCTAACCTTTCCCTTCTTCATAGaaaaccacttctctctctctcacgttcagcgcagtgcacgattttgcgtgcAGTGCACGAGAACGCTTGAGTAGCGGTATAAGACAGTGCTAAAAGTGTACttaggcagacacaagcggatcacagagcatgatcgcgcgctggaacacggcagaaaatgacatagtttcgctcTCAGCGCAAACGACtgcatgacgtgggaacaagcagatgaaacggaagtacatctcccttgctgcgatgcgaagtaaaacaaaacacgCAGGCATTCCGTTTATGTTTTATTATGTCTCCAAACTTCAATTCGTCTATTgcagcaacagattacacaaataacgaATGTTGCctggaataattctcgaagtgtcACGTGTCCCTGTGAGCGACGTCACAGGGACACGTGACACGACTTGCTGTTGTAAGTCATCCCCCTGTCTTGTAGAGTGGTGCCCGCGAAGAGAAGGGCAAACGCCGTTTAGTTTGAAATTACAGCTCTTTCTGCAGCGCGTATCGATGTAATTCctagcagacacgatcgtgagCGCCCTTTGTATGCACTACGcatgtcagctcaaaatgacctGACCtagtgaggagccctttaagggTCTGTTTGCTGGCTGGTCTTAATGGTGATTCATCGCCGACGCCCTAACCACGCGGCCTCTTGGAGGCTGCCAAGCAACCTGTGTCGCGGAGCCACGGTACCAGCTCGCACTGCCGCAGCCGTACTAACTCCTAGCTGACCTCGGACGCGGAGCTTGTATAACGAATTGCTTATTAAATGAACCACTCATATGTGCTGTCTATTCGAATGATATATACGCAATATAACTTCTATATCGTAAGCATTTATTATTGCATTTCAAAGGAAATTGGTGGCACTGACACACGTGATGTAGCATGTACATGTGATGTCGATCCCACGCCGTCTCACGTCGACCTTCAGCACTAACAGCTTCATTATGAAAATGAAAATACAGTAGAAAACCTTCGTAAATTAGACGAAATAATGCGTTATGCAGTAGTTCTTGTACAGTAGTTCGTTTCCTTGGCGTCCCTGTTCGTACGTATACTATTTGGCAATATTGTGGTCGTTCGTAAACAGCATAACTCTTCTAAAAGCTTTGCCCTCATTAGCTTGTTAGACAGAAAAACTTTTGTTGgacagaaaaacagaaaaactTTAAAGACGGCACCGAGATTAGAGAGCCGAAAAGGAGAGGGTTGCCTTTTTCTTGAAACGTACCGTATACATATGCGCAAacattaaaatatatatatagcctggCGATTCGCCGAATATTGACTTCGCATAACTGAAGTTTAATCAGCAGTATCATATTCAACTAGGTGCAGCCTTAAAATCGCCACGCTGTTTCGGTTGCAAATAATTTATTCGTAGGGCATATTATTAGCTTGTGAACAGCAGAGCATTAAGTAAATGAAAGTCTGGACTACAAAAAGATATCTGGTGCTTTAAGGAATACAGGAAAGCTTAATCCATTACTGACagcaagacacacacacacacatatatatatatatacatacattacATACACCCGTAACAAAAACTCGACCAaccgatgtcctattctgccgactTTCCTGACAGGGCATATCTATGGTACTAACAAGTTCTTGCTGACTAGTGGTGCTCCTCCAATGTGTAgttgcggtgagaggctgacggTCCTCCATGTTTCGATAGAATGTTAGGAAACAGAACGTCAACGTAGAAGGTACTTTCTTTTTGCCTATAGACGTTACAGTCCTCTTCATCCAGCAATGTTCCTTGGTAGAGACCCTTAAGCTTTTGACATGATGTTAGCACATTGAAGGTCATCATCTGAGGAGATCGCAGCACGACTTCTCACTAGAGGCTGTTGCTGCGACAGTACTACTTAATATGGCACGTGCTTCCAAGCCCTAGCGTTTAAGGGTGGAAGTTAGGCAGTATAGTGCTATTGGCGCTCATCTTTTAGTATGTCATCATTCATACCTTCCATGCTCATAGCGCGCCTCATATATCATCGTCATACCTTTAATATAGGTATAGCATATTTTACGTTATTTAGAGCGAATACATTTAGGCTACTATACAGCCTTGTCACAAATACCCTCTTTCATTGACCGCACCATCGACTACATCACTCCATTCCTTGGCACTCTTTGACCATCATTGGCCCTTCCGCCATAAAATCTCACACATACTCATCTTCATCATCTACATTCAGCAATTTTCTGTCTGGTGAGACGACTTCAGTCAGATAAAACACGCTGCATCCGCCCTCAGGAACATTGCGCAGTGAACAAATCAACAAATCTATCATAACAGAAGTTTTCATCTAAAGTAGAACGTGTAGGCCACTGATGATCTTGATGTGGTAAAGTCATCATGGCGGCCTATTAAACTCGCAAGATGGATTACATTTATAAAGGGGTCCGTATTGAACGTTCGCATCCCACCACACGGAACGCTGTGAACGCCAGAAGCCAGTGTAGACAACAGAGCCACCGCTTCTACCTTCTAACAAAAGTAATGACAGTCTTAAACGTGACAGTTCTACGGGAGAATATAAATATTTCCATCTGCTATTTCCTTAGTCCTTGTCTATTTGCGCACAGCTCACCACCGATCACTTTCAACTTGCCCGCTTCACCGTCCTACAATTATACGTAGGTTATGAAAACGGACACGAACCGGTTCAAACTGGTTTGAACGGTTATATTTTCCGCTACGTTGCTGAATCAGCGCCGATTCGCTGAACGGGAACGAGAACCGGAATAATAAAGGGAAGTTGTGGTTTGACACCCTCCTCTCGTGTTCGACGTGAATTCAGCAAATTCGGGACCACTCGCATGTGTATGTTATCTGCTATATCTATACCGTTTGCCTCAGCTACCGTTACCCGAGCTCCACAACGAcaacaaaaatatttaaaaacgCAATGCAAACCACAGTTACAGGACCTACGGTGTCCCACCTCTGACGACCAAAAACTGCAGGtgttataattgtatcttgcaccgcgCATTTTTAAGTCCTTTTCGTTCAATACACTTTCATAACATGAAGTGGGTGGTGCTTCGTTTTTCGGTCTCTCTCTCACTTTACGTTTCCTTCGGCCGATGCCAACAACCTCGCAGGTGAAGTTCATTACCAAAATCTACCACCCGAACATCAACGGCAATGGCATCATCTGCCTGGACATTCTCAAGTCCCAATGGTCTCCTGCCTTGTCGATCGCCAAGGTGCTGCTGTCCATCTGCGCGCTCATGTGCGAGCCGAACCCGGACGACCCGCTCATGCCGGAGGTCGCCTCCATGTACAAGAACAACCGCGCTCAGTACAACGCCACTGCCCGGAAGTGGACCACGGAATACGCCATGGAGTAATGCGACGGCGAACAAGGGTGGCATTGCCGACGCCCTCACACCGCGCATGCAAACCAGCGTCGCACTACTCAAGGAGGCTGGGCGCACGGCTACGTTATAGGCAGTCTTTCGGTGGACTCCTTCAGAAATTATTTTCTTGAGTTTCGAAATTCTTTAAGGCTCACACGCAAAATTTGTGTAAGGCACCTGCACACTCGCAGCAGCGATGGAGCAGCCTGTGCTGCTATAATTATTTTGTTGCTTGCTCATTAGTGATCTAACCAAACGTACTCACTTGCCTTCTGCGAAATGAATGGACAAATAACGACTGCCGACGCACAAATTGCAGCGTTTCCGGTAGCGCATGTCTTTTCCTGCGCTCAAAAAACCATGTGTGGTGGAGTGCGTAATCATTCGGCGTATCACTCAAATCTTACCATCAAATCTTACCAAAATCTCGCCGCCCGCTTCTCACACCCTTGACCCGGGGttgtttcttcctttattttgctTCGTCCTCAATAAATTTAAAAGAGAAACGTTGGAACACCATTCAAACTGGCGTTGAAGTCGATAAAAGTCAGACCTCGTCAGCGAGCTGAGTGTGATGTAGAGCGTTGTCACTGCACACCGCGCTGAATCCGTCACCCCTGGCGTGACAGGAGTAGGAGGACCATCGGGCTCTAATTTTTCTTTAGTTACAGAATCTTCGGGATATCTTTACGTTCTTTATATTTTACTACtttagggatcggcccacatttagCATATGATGACGTGTGATTTATCTCAAACAATTTCCtgagttttacatgccagaacagGGATGTTTATCCCCGCAAAGGCGTCTGAGTCAGCAAGCGTTTGGCGTGTGGCGACACCCTGGAACCGAGCACATGAAGGTCCGATGCTCCCGCCCTTAACCAGCTTAACCATGTGTGACTTAGcggtgtccggggaaagggggatgtGTGCGGGGTTGAGTCTATGCCGGTATTTTGCCCATTTATGGCCCCTCGGCGGACGCCCCtctggcctcggcttcacgtagatgaCACCTCCTGCCTGACCGAACCGGGGAAACTCGGtagctcctctctctctctctctctctctctctctctctctctctctctctctctctctctctctctctctctctctctctctctctctctctctctctctctctctctctcctctctctctctctctctctctctctctctctctctctctctctctctcacttttcatctttcctgtcttcacttcgttttacttccaattttccaggcagcaagggttaacctggtgtagtttatccaaccttgggtctgTTATATAAGTTATCGTACCTATATAGAGCGCCGTCTGCATTTACTTCGGGTCTTGtaccgtccccatgttgggctctgTGGTGAGTGGGCTGGTATAGTCGCCGAAATTAGGCAACTATTTATGAATTTATCATCCTTCCCCGGTCTGCCTGACCTATAGAGGACGCACTGAAGAAACACTGCAGTTTTTTGGTCCACACAAAGAAAccttcccacgatttcacgtcattcataGTGAAAACCCTAAAAAGAATGTCGTAATTATTTCAGCTTTCACTGTCGCAAAAATTCTCACTGAAACAATTGGTCCCGGCTACAAAGCCACAATTATGTCGAGCGCCGACCTCCTTGCTTGAAGTCCGCGATAAACAGCATGACAAACTCCCACATCTGGTCTAATTCGGGGGTGTGAACCCCACGGTGACTACAAATCGATCTATCAATACAAGCAGAGGAGTGATTTCCGGCGATGATCTGTTGAACCTCACCGAGGAAGAGCTCCTAGAGTGCTGAAAGGAGCAGAACGTTACCATAGCAAAAAGAACCATAATCAaatggtaatatatatatatatatatatatatatatatatatatatatcctatgcagattgcatgaagtcagtgaaaaacaagcttaaagaaaaatggcagtgtacGTGGAATACCGAAGAAAAtaaactacatttagtaaaacctattctaggagaatggagatcatgcaggcatcaggaaggttttatagaagtaattttatgccgcctgcgcatcggacacacacacctaactcataactttctactgacaaaacaagacaaacccttatgtgagaaatgtggagatgacctcactgtaaatcacattttattctcgtgcacacaactcgaacggctaaggaaaaaatattttactgtattttacaattAACGCATTCCTttccatcccagtctacttttaggagataacccacttgtaggaacttcatctgtctttagttttttgaaagacgcagcgatcctaaacgaaacataatatatcacagaactactaattctaaaaattattacccagttttttcacgcatcttatgatgcacctcacccattttctcagtcctgagaagaaggctgaggtcatcatttggtttgttgggctcctcagagtccttgtccggacaaggactttcgctgaggatacccaatttttgaaataaattataccatgtgtttggcgcatgatagccttagttgcttatgcgccataaaacccaatacaatacaataatatatatgtgtgtgtgtgtgtgtgtgtgtgtgtgtgtgtgtgtgtgtgtgtgtgtgtgtgtgtgtgtgtgtgtgtgcgtgtgcgtgtgcgtgtgcgtgtgcgtgcgcgtgtgcgtgcgcgtgtgcgtgtgtgtgtgtgtgtgtgtgtgtgtgtgtgtgtgtgtgcttgtgtgtgtgtgtgtgcgcgcgtgtgtgcgtgtgtgtgtgtgtgtgtttaatggGGTTTGGAAAGCTGCCCGGCACCTGCCCTCCGCCTCCCCACCCCCACGAGAAATGAAAACTCGCCGCCTATATGCACGTGAGGAAACGATGGCACAAGCCGGCAGGGTCCGCATGGTCTGCATACGCTCTGTTACAATTCATTCCAGCAAGCGAATCTGTCTTATCCGACGTCTTAGTATACAGCTGTTTCTGCGCATCAGTCTCTGCGATTAGAACACGAACACGCCAAGATATATTTCGCCACAAGGCGGTCAAATTAAGACGCAAAAAGGAATCGTACAGTAATCTTgtgcaaaaaaaagaactttgagAAAAATGAAAAACTAGAGAAATCGGTAAATTTAGGTGTGATTATTCACGATGGCGGAAATCGCGTGGAGGGTTCAAATGATTGATACTTACAATAAAACGCTCCAAGGCGTCTCAACGCACTTGCGTGCACAGGCGGaattagctcgggcccaactccgacgcggcctattcaaatagatgtaaaacgcaaaaacggacggacggacggaaaaaactttaatggaaaaaggacctgcgaggttgccagcccgggctcaggccacccgggcattgtgtgcggtgaggcatagcctttccaccgctgcccgggcccgctggatagcccataattggtcgtttagtactgagctagtcagagcgcttagccatcgctcctcgagaaggtcaggttctatgttgtcctctacgtatactgaactgatctgtgtgcacttccacaagatgtgtgccatgtctgcgtgttcgtgtttgcagagcttgcagctagcgtctggatattgtgttgaatttattctgtttaagtgtactgggtttcggaacgttctggtttgcaatcttctccaatctgtttcttga is from Dermacentor andersoni unplaced genomic scaffold, qqDerAnde1_hic_scaffold ctg00000039.1, whole genome shotgun sequence and encodes:
- the LOC126526461 gene encoding ubiquitin-conjugating enzyme E2 D2-like; translated protein: MIPAANVTLQRIKKELDEMTSDPPSNCSAGLNDTGDMFNWQATISGPEKTPFEGGVFKLSIFFPNDYPFKPPQVKFITKIYHPNINGNGIICLDILKSQWSPALSIAKVLLSICALMCEPNPDDPLMPEVASMYKNNRAQYNATARKWTTEYAME